Proteins co-encoded in one Dyella japonica A8 genomic window:
- a CDS encoding glycosyltransferase, protein MSASTTNHDSRHPLLAAFLLALIVAAMNIGLWWWSNLPNGPENWDGPIGGFALSAFQRYQSPLKNDFPSDDQIDDDLKLLKRYTPRIRTYSTLQNPQVYRLAEKEGLQVLAGAWIDRRLDNNEKEVDTLIAQARRYPNSINRVIVGNEVLFRNDIPPEQLMAYVDRVRAAIHQPVSVAEPWHIWAKYPELVDHVDFITVHLFPYWNGIAAVSTGSGADRFPAIKDALGSYEMLHRMYPNKPIVIGEIGWPSNGDRYKYADPSVSNEAIFLRTWFNVAKRDNIDYYVMEAFDQPWKEALSGRTEAYWGMFNADRQPKFPFTGPVTEDTAWPWKALAASLLALIPMVWFASRYSRFKLMGRFFFCALIQLACGLIVWSATLPFNFYLSWVDWTMLVLLFPAQIAILAILLINGFEFTEVLWRRNWIRHAGMLPPDPVEKQPFVSIHLACYNEPPEMVIVTLDSLAALKYQNYEVLVIDNNTKDPAIWKPVQEYCEKLGSKFRFFHLEPWPGFKAGALNFGLKETDPQADVVAVIDADYVVREDWLASLTGYFHDPKVAVVQCPQAHRDFEHNRFRRMTAWEYDGFFRIGMHHRNERNAIIQHGTMTMVRRSALEGTGGWSEWTICEDAELGLRLMHAGYELVYVDELMGVGLTPADFKAYKSQRYRWAFGAMQILKGRWNWMTRKGPLSGGQRFHFLTGWFSWFADALHLIFTMMAIFWTAGMVAFPTIFSLPMQLFLIPVIGFFFAKAIFGIVLYRARVPCGWYDTLMASLASMGLSHAIARGILHGLTREKTSFVVTAKSRRLGGSNFAAFAPVREEFLMAIALVSCIIGMGLRFGTHYVEGTLWMFILAAQSIPYVSAVIGAWIAHKAGDKAG, encoded by the coding sequence TTGAGCGCGTCAACAACCAACCACGACAGCCGGCACCCGTTGCTCGCAGCCTTTTTGCTCGCCCTGATCGTGGCGGCCATGAATATCGGCCTCTGGTGGTGGAGCAACCTGCCGAACGGACCGGAGAACTGGGACGGCCCGATCGGCGGCTTCGCCCTGTCCGCCTTCCAGCGCTATCAGAGCCCGCTGAAGAACGACTTCCCCTCCGACGACCAGATCGACGACGACCTCAAGCTGCTCAAGCGCTACACCCCGCGCATCCGCACCTACTCCACGCTGCAGAACCCGCAGGTCTACCGCCTGGCGGAGAAAGAGGGCCTGCAGGTGCTGGCCGGCGCGTGGATTGACCGCCGCCTGGACAACAACGAGAAGGAAGTCGACACGCTGATCGCGCAGGCGCGTCGCTACCCCAACTCGATCAACCGCGTGATCGTGGGCAACGAGGTGCTGTTCCGCAACGACATCCCGCCGGAACAGCTGATGGCCTATGTCGACCGCGTGCGCGCGGCGATCCACCAGCCGGTGTCCGTCGCCGAACCGTGGCACATCTGGGCGAAGTACCCGGAACTGGTGGACCACGTCGACTTCATCACGGTGCACCTGTTCCCGTACTGGAACGGCATCGCCGCCGTGAGCACCGGTTCGGGCGCGGACCGCTTTCCCGCCATCAAGGATGCGCTGGGCAGCTACGAAATGCTGCACAGGATGTATCCGAACAAGCCCATCGTGATCGGCGAAATCGGCTGGCCGTCCAATGGCGACCGCTACAAGTACGCCGATCCGTCGGTGTCCAACGAAGCGATCTTCCTGCGCACCTGGTTCAACGTGGCCAAGCGCGACAACATCGACTACTACGTCATGGAGGCGTTCGACCAGCCCTGGAAGGAAGCGCTGTCGGGCCGCACCGAGGCGTACTGGGGCATGTTCAACGCCGACCGCCAGCCGAAGTTCCCGTTCACCGGCCCGGTGACCGAGGACACCGCCTGGCCGTGGAAGGCGCTGGCCGCCAGCCTGCTGGCGCTGATCCCGATGGTCTGGTTCGCCAGCCGCTACAGCCGCTTCAAGCTGATGGGCCGCTTCTTCTTCTGCGCGCTGATCCAGCTGGCCTGCGGCCTGATCGTGTGGTCGGCCACGCTGCCGTTCAATTTCTACCTGAGCTGGGTCGACTGGACGATGCTGGTGCTGTTGTTCCCGGCACAGATCGCCATTCTCGCCATCCTGCTGATCAACGGTTTCGAATTCACCGAAGTGCTGTGGCGCCGCAACTGGATCCGCCATGCCGGCATGCTGCCGCCCGACCCGGTGGAGAAGCAGCCGTTCGTGTCCATCCACCTGGCCTGCTACAACGAGCCGCCGGAGATGGTGATCGTCACGCTCGATTCGCTGGCCGCGCTGAAGTACCAGAACTACGAAGTCCTGGTGATCGACAACAACACCAAGGACCCGGCGATCTGGAAGCCGGTGCAGGAATACTGCGAGAAGCTGGGCAGCAAGTTCCGCTTCTTCCATCTGGAACCGTGGCCGGGCTTCAAGGCCGGCGCGCTGAACTTCGGCCTGAAGGAAACCGATCCGCAGGCCGACGTGGTGGCGGTGATCGACGCCGACTATGTGGTGCGCGAAGACTGGCTGGCCTCGCTGACCGGCTACTTCCACGACCCGAAGGTGGCCGTGGTGCAGTGCCCGCAGGCGCACCGCGACTTCGAGCACAACCGCTTCCGTCGCATGACCGCGTGGGAATACGACGGCTTCTTCCGCATCGGCATGCATCACCGCAACGAGCGCAACGCGATCATCCAGCACGGCACCATGACCATGGTGCGCCGCTCGGCGCTGGAAGGCACCGGCGGCTGGTCGGAATGGACCATCTGCGAGGACGCCGAGCTCGGCCTGCGCCTGATGCACGCCGGCTACGAGCTGGTCTACGTCGACGAGCTGATGGGCGTGGGCCTGACCCCGGCGGACTTCAAGGCGTACAAGAGCCAGCGCTACCGCTGGGCCTTCGGCGCCATGCAGATCCTCAAGGGCCGCTGGAACTGGATGACCAGGAAGGGGCCGCTTTCCGGTGGCCAGCGCTTCCACTTCCTCACCGGCTGGTTCAGCTGGTTCGCCGATGCACTGCATCTGATCTTCACCATGATGGCGATCTTCTGGACCGCCGGCATGGTGGCCTTCCCGACCATCTTCAGCCTGCCGATGCAGCTGTTCCTGATCCCGGTGATCGGCTTCTTCTTCGCCAAGGCGATCTTCGGCATCGTGCTGTACCGCGCCCGCGTTCCCTGCGGCTGGTACGACACGCTGATGGCGTCGCTGGCCAGCATGGGTTTGTCGCACGCCATTGCGCGCGGCATCCTGCATGGCCTGACGCGCGAGAAAACCTCGTTCGTGGTCACCGCCAAGAGCCGGCGCCTGGGTGGCAGCAATTTCGCCGCGTTCGCCCCGGTGCGCGAGGAATTTCTGATGGCCATCGCGCTGGTCTCCTGCATCATCGGCATGGGTCTGCGCTTCGGCACGCACTATGTGGAAGGCACGCTGTGGATGTTCATCCTGGCGGCGCAGTCCATTCCGTATGTGTCGGCCGTCATCGGTGCGTGGATCGCACACAAGGCCGGCGACAAGGCCGGCTGA
- a CDS encoding Dps family protein: protein MAISIGIATKDREQIGEHLSRLLADTYSLYLKTHSFHWNITGPHFNSLHTMFETQYNELWLAADEVAERIRALDVFAPGSYSQFGKLTAIREEPGVPDWKDMVGQLVEGHEMAAHTSRQAIKVADSAGDEGTVDMVTGRLKEHEKTAWMLRSLLK, encoded by the coding sequence ATGGCCATTTCCATCGGCATCGCCACCAAGGACCGCGAACAGATCGGCGAACACCTGTCCCGGCTGCTCGCCGACACGTACTCGCTTTACCTGAAGACCCACAGCTTCCACTGGAACATCACGGGCCCGCATTTCAACAGCCTGCACACCATGTTCGAGACCCAGTACAACGAACTGTGGCTGGCCGCCGACGAGGTCGCCGAGCGCATCCGCGCACTGGACGTGTTCGCCCCGGGCTCCTACAGCCAGTTTGGCAAGCTCACCGCCATCCGGGAGGAGCCAGGCGTCCCCGACTGGAAGGACATGGTCGGCCAGTTGGTCGAAGGCCATGAAATGGCCGCCCATACCTCCCGCCAGGCCATCAAGGTGGCCGACAGCGCCGGCGACGAGGGCACCGTGGACATGGTCACGGGCCGCCTGAAGGAGCACGAGAAGACCGCCTGGATGCTGCGCTCCCTGCTCAAATAG
- a CDS encoding autotransporter assembly complex protein TamA: protein MRRLRRLMLLPLLLAPWLAHAGVQLVVDGVDDPLKLAVSSGVDIAQYANRDVTEAQVRRLYEQSLDQAKTALEPYGYYEAKVQGRLDPVGENWRVTLHVSPGSPVTVTGVDLTLDATAAKIPAIRRAQRAIENLKGQTLNHGEYDAARDALSGALTANGFLDARLVTHRVEVNRGERSAVIHLAWDAGPRYKFGEVHFEGSQFKEGFLQRYVPFKSGDYFSQDKLLQLQQALNGADYFSVVNVLPDVDDKKNGVVDVKVELSPGKRTVYTGGPFIGTDTGFGVRASMERRWVNRSGHKWKNEIILAQKLKTVSTLYTVPMPGPNQRSFNYGATYRDSNTDTSKSKTLELVANETRQWHGWLRTIGLHALDGTFTVGQKAGESDSTPGLEHGRSNLFYPEASLSRKAGDNPIFVRNGWALTFTARSTVGPLLSDASFSQVTADGKWINSFWGNNRLILRASAGATWTDNFDALPPQLRFFAGGDRSVRGYGYQSIGPKNAYGRVIGGKDLLVGSTEVEHYFTRNWGMAAFVDAGNAFNGTDYRPKIGAGLGVRWLSPVGMIRVDLGTPVHNPDDHGVELHVVIGPDL, encoded by the coding sequence ATGCGCCGCCTTCGACGCCTGATGTTGCTGCCCTTGCTGCTGGCCCCGTGGCTGGCGCATGCGGGCGTGCAACTGGTGGTGGATGGCGTGGACGATCCGCTCAAGCTCGCCGTCAGCTCGGGTGTCGACATCGCGCAGTACGCCAATCGCGACGTCACCGAGGCCCAGGTGCGCCGCCTTTACGAGCAGTCGCTCGACCAGGCGAAGACGGCACTGGAACCGTACGGCTATTACGAAGCCAAGGTGCAGGGCCGGCTCGACCCGGTCGGGGAGAACTGGCGCGTGACGCTGCACGTGAGCCCGGGGTCGCCCGTGACGGTCACCGGCGTGGATCTCACGCTGGATGCCACGGCGGCGAAGATTCCCGCCATCCGCCGCGCCCAGCGCGCCATCGAGAATCTCAAGGGCCAGACGCTCAACCACGGCGAGTACGACGCCGCGCGTGATGCGCTCAGCGGCGCCCTCACCGCCAACGGCTTTCTGGATGCCCGGCTGGTCACCCACCGTGTCGAGGTGAATCGCGGCGAACGCAGCGCGGTGATCCATCTCGCCTGGGATGCCGGCCCCCGCTACAAGTTCGGCGAGGTGCATTTCGAGGGTTCGCAGTTCAAGGAAGGCTTTCTGCAGCGCTACGTGCCTTTCAAGTCAGGCGACTACTTTTCGCAGGACAAGCTGCTGCAGCTCCAGCAGGCGTTGAACGGCGCGGACTATTTCTCGGTGGTGAACGTGCTGCCCGATGTCGACGACAAGAAGAACGGCGTGGTCGACGTGAAGGTGGAACTGTCGCCGGGCAAGCGCACCGTCTACACCGGCGGCCCGTTCATCGGCACCGATACGGGCTTCGGTGTGCGCGCCAGCATGGAACGACGCTGGGTGAACCGCAGCGGGCACAAGTGGAAGAACGAGATCATCCTCGCGCAGAAGCTCAAGACGGTGTCCACGCTGTACACGGTGCCCATGCCCGGCCCCAACCAGCGCAGCTTCAACTACGGCGCCACCTATCGCGATTCGAACACCGACACGTCCAAATCGAAGACACTGGAACTGGTCGCCAACGAAACGCGCCAATGGCACGGCTGGTTGCGCACCATCGGCCTGCACGCGCTGGATGGCACCTTCACCGTCGGCCAGAAGGCGGGCGAATCGGACAGTACGCCGGGGCTGGAGCACGGCCGCAGCAACCTGTTCTATCCGGAGGCCTCACTGTCGCGCAAAGCCGGCGACAACCCGATCTTCGTGCGCAACGGCTGGGCGCTGACATTCACCGCACGCAGCACCGTGGGCCCGCTGCTGTCCGATGCCAGCTTCAGCCAGGTCACCGCCGATGGCAAATGGATCAACTCCTTCTGGGGCAACAACCGCCTGATCCTGCGCGCCTCGGCCGGCGCCACGTGGACGGACAACTTCGACGCCCTGCCGCCGCAATTGCGCTTCTTCGCCGGCGGCGACCGCTCGGTGCGCGGCTACGGCTACCAGAGCATCGGCCCCAAGAACGCCTACGGCCGCGTCATCGGCGGCAAGGACCTGCTGGTGGGCAGCACCGAAGTCGAGCACTACTTCACCCGCAACTGGGGCATGGCGGCCTTCGTCGACGCGGGCAACGCCTTCAACGGCACCGACTACCGCCCGAAGATAGGCGCCGGCCTGGGCGTTCGCTGGCTTTCACCCGTAGGTATGATCCGGGTAGACCTGGGCACACCGGTGCACAACCCGGATGACCACGGCGTGGAGCTGCACGTTGTGATCGGCCCGGATCTGTGA
- a CDS encoding translocation/assembly module TamB domain-containing protein, whose translation MTSTTAAPAPAPRPRRRWLRWTLLSLLTLLVLLLALLAWLLGTSSGLRFALARAEGFTNGQLTVQSADGRLVGPLDLTGLRYADGKGLDARIAKAHLDLRVPALLRKRLHVRDLNVDGVDVALPPSEPDQPPSESSFSLLQPPLDMVLDRAHVGTVKITQAGQPVFASDSLDVAGSWTARRGVELRQLALKAPEGHADLTGHIVVGSQYQGDGKIVFAWTAGGTEYGGELAARGDGKQAHVDLQLTQPTAARLQLDMAQSGDYAWAATLDAPRFDPKPFLGDSSLTGLSVALTGKGDRRSGTVNGQLGLNDTQVQLQPLTARFSDDLNTLTLEQLGVASPQFKGNVNAHGVVQLSAKPLSADLTIEWKDVVLPEQMAGQTLLSHGSLTAKGSAEQFHAESALAIGPADKLADVTLNLDGTQKLINLHALTVKQAQGDLQAKGTITLQPALGWQLEATANKFDPGHLLAKWNGSLDFDIASEGSLPKDQPDVTLDIRKLDGHLRDRNVHGDGKLHLPPAGVVDGKLHLVSGGSDALIDARPGNTNDVTIKLAVASLGDWLPDAAGRLQGTIQIRGRHPRLAVDANLQGSALSYAGQHVDHLRLVGNVPDISHPGGKLELQAGGVNAGGLAFTQIDVHGDGTAERHHLTLAARGSPLSTELALSGALKGSAWNGSLSTLNIDLAGLPRWRLQQSTSLSYNEGALNLSELCLTAGEPLLCAAARQDKTGNLDASYRLHGLPIALIMSAVSTSKAPMRVEGSLDGNGNIRRNAAGALTGHAAITSPHGSIAYADHVDQPLVTYDNLALTAQLSPSSQQLELHAGLTNNGRVDGLVTISGAQQSLGGHVGIHVSNLRLLEIFSTEVVNPKGAMNGDFNLAGTMSQAAISGQANLTDFSAEIPAMGLKLSQGRVTIGTTDAQHFNIDGTLHSGDGNIVLAGTAALGADAQSVLTVKGSNFRAVDIPAAKVAISPDLAVKHDDKGLDITGSVALDSADVNLDKLPGAGATKASSDVVVVDDKQQQEAASQMPLSATVTVNLGNKTHLVGMGLDGKLRGQLVVSERPGRATTGQGQIDVSGTYKAYGQNLQIDRGQLLFASTPIDNPGLNIRAIRKINPNATIDDGQQVGLNIAGTAQRPVLTVFSQPPMEQSDALAYLITGKPLSQVKGGEGNMVGAAAQALGSATGNLLAKSIGSRLGVDDIGVSSSDALNGSSAFTVGKYLSPRLYISYGVGLFDPGQVITLRYHFNARWNFEAQSATDFNRASLNYRIER comes from the coding sequence ATGACCTCGACGACCGCAGCCCCTGCGCCCGCACCACGTCCCCGCCGCCGTTGGCTGCGCTGGACCTTGCTGTCGCTGCTCACGCTGCTGGTGTTGCTGCTGGCCTTGCTTGCGTGGCTGCTGGGCACATCGTCAGGCCTGCGTTTCGCACTGGCGCGGGCGGAAGGTTTCACGAACGGCCAACTCACCGTGCAATCGGCGGACGGCCGACTCGTGGGCCCGCTGGATCTCACCGGCCTGCGCTATGCCGATGGCAAGGGCCTCGACGCCAGGATTGCCAAGGCCCATCTGGACCTGCGCGTGCCGGCCCTGCTGCGCAAACGACTGCACGTGCGCGACCTGAACGTCGACGGCGTGGATGTCGCCCTGCCGCCGAGCGAACCCGATCAGCCGCCAAGCGAAAGCAGCTTCTCCCTGCTGCAGCCGCCACTGGACATGGTGCTTGACCGTGCGCATGTGGGCACCGTGAAGATCACGCAGGCGGGACAACCGGTATTCGCCTCCGACTCACTGGATGTCGCCGGCAGCTGGACCGCTCGCCGCGGCGTCGAACTGCGCCAGCTTGCGCTGAAAGCGCCGGAGGGCCATGCGGATCTCACCGGCCACATCGTCGTCGGCAGCCAATACCAGGGCGACGGCAAGATCGTCTTCGCCTGGACCGCCGGTGGCACCGAATACGGCGGCGAACTCGCCGCGCGTGGCGACGGCAAGCAGGCACATGTCGACCTGCAGCTCACGCAGCCCACGGCTGCCCGCCTGCAACTGGACATGGCGCAGAGCGGCGACTACGCGTGGGCGGCGACACTGGACGCGCCACGCTTCGATCCCAAGCCCTTCCTGGGGGACAGCTCGCTCACCGGGCTGTCCGTTGCGCTCACCGGCAAGGGTGATCGCCGCAGCGGCACCGTCAACGGACAGCTGGGGCTCAACGACACCCAGGTGCAATTGCAACCGCTGACGGCACGCTTCAGCGACGACCTGAACACGCTCACGCTGGAGCAGCTCGGCGTGGCATCGCCGCAGTTCAAGGGCAACGTCAACGCACACGGTGTCGTGCAGCTGTCGGCCAAGCCGCTGAGCGCGGATCTCACCATCGAGTGGAAGGATGTGGTGCTGCCGGAACAGATGGCCGGCCAGACCTTGCTCAGCCATGGCAGCCTCACCGCCAAAGGCAGCGCCGAGCAGTTCCATGCGGAAAGCGCACTGGCCATCGGCCCTGCGGACAAGCTGGCCGACGTGACGCTCAACCTCGACGGCACGCAGAAACTCATCAACCTCCATGCGCTGACGGTCAAGCAAGCGCAAGGCGACCTGCAGGCCAAGGGCACGATCACCCTGCAGCCGGCGCTGGGCTGGCAGCTGGAAGCCACTGCCAATAAGTTCGACCCGGGGCACCTGCTGGCGAAGTGGAACGGCTCGCTGGATTTCGACATCGCGTCGGAAGGTTCGTTGCCGAAGGATCAACCCGACGTCACGCTGGATATCCGCAAGCTCGACGGCCATCTGCGTGATCGCAACGTACACGGCGACGGTAAGCTGCACCTGCCACCCGCGGGTGTGGTGGATGGCAAGCTGCATCTTGTCTCCGGCGGCAGCGACGCGCTCATCGACGCCCGCCCGGGCAACACCAACGACGTCACGATCAAGCTCGCCGTCGCCTCCCTCGGCGACTGGCTCCCGGACGCGGCGGGACGACTGCAGGGCACCATCCAGATACGCGGCAGGCATCCGCGGCTCGCCGTGGATGCGAACCTGCAGGGCAGCGCGCTGAGTTACGCCGGGCAGCATGTGGACCATCTGCGCCTGGTCGGCAATGTGCCAGACATCAGCCATCCCGGCGGCAAGCTGGAACTGCAGGCAGGCGGCGTCAACGCGGGCGGGCTCGCTTTCACGCAGATCGACGTGCATGGCGATGGCACAGCGGAGCGGCACCATCTCACGCTCGCGGCGCGCGGCTCACCGCTTTCCACGGAGCTGGCGCTGAGCGGCGCACTCAAGGGTTCGGCGTGGAATGGTTCGCTGTCCACGCTCAACATCGATCTTGCCGGTCTGCCACGCTGGCGGCTGCAGCAGTCCACCTCGCTGTCGTACAACGAGGGCGCGCTCAATCTTTCCGAACTCTGCCTCACCGCCGGCGAGCCGCTGCTCTGCGCGGCAGCCAGGCAGGACAAGACCGGCAACCTCGATGCGAGCTATCGCCTGCATGGGCTGCCCATCGCGCTGATCATGAGCGCCGTGAGCACCAGCAAGGCACCGATGCGCGTGGAGGGTTCGCTGGATGGCAACGGCAACATCCGTCGCAACGCGGCGGGTGCATTGACCGGCCATGCCGCGATCACCTCGCCGCACGGCTCCATCGCCTATGCCGACCACGTCGATCAGCCCCTGGTGACTTACGACAACCTGGCGCTGACCGCGCAGCTGAGCCCCTCCAGCCAGCAGCTTGAACTGCATGCCGGGCTCACCAACAACGGACGGGTGGACGGCCTGGTCACCATCAGCGGCGCGCAGCAATCACTGGGCGGCCACGTTGGCATCCATGTGAGCAACCTCAGGCTGCTGGAGATCTTTTCCACCGAAGTGGTGAACCCCAAGGGCGCCATGAACGGCGACTTCAACCTGGCCGGCACGATGTCGCAGGCGGCCATCAGCGGCCAGGCCAACCTCACGGATTTTTCCGCGGAAATCCCCGCGATGGGACTGAAGCTGAGCCAGGGCCGCGTCACCATCGGCACCACGGACGCACAGCACTTCAACATCGACGGCACGCTGCACTCGGGCGACGGCAACATCGTCCTGGCGGGCACCGCGGCTCTGGGCGCTGACGCCCAGAGCGTGCTGACCGTGAAGGGCAGCAACTTCAGGGCGGTCGATATTCCCGCGGCCAAGGTGGCGATCTCCCCGGACCTTGCGGTGAAGCACGACGACAAGGGGCTGGACATCACCGGCAGTGTCGCGCTCGACAGCGCCGACGTGAACCTCGACAAATTGCCCGGTGCGGGCGCCACCAAGGCATCGTCCGACGTGGTGGTGGTGGACGACAAGCAGCAACAGGAAGCCGCCAGCCAGATGCCGCTCTCCGCCACGGTCACCGTGAACCTGGGCAACAAGACGCACCTGGTGGGCATGGGGCTCGACGGCAAGCTGCGCGGCCAGCTGGTGGTGAGCGAGCGACCTGGCCGCGCGACCACCGGCCAGGGCCAGATCGATGTGAGCGGCACCTACAAGGCCTACGGCCAGAACCTGCAGATCGATCGCGGCCAGCTGCTGTTCGCCAGCACGCCCATCGACAACCCCGGCTTGAACATCCGCGCGATCCGCAAGATCAACCCCAATGCCACCATCGACGACGGGCAGCAGGTCGGCCTGAATATCGCGGGCACGGCGCAGCGACCAGTGCTCACCGTGTTCTCGCAGCCGCCGATGGAACAGTCCGACGCCCTCGCCTACCTCATCACCGGCAAGCCGCTGTCGCAGGTGAAGGGCGGCGAAGGCAACATGGTGGGCGCGGCCGCACAGGCGCTGGGCTCGGCCACCGGCAACCTGCTGGCCAAGAGCATCGGCTCGCGTCTTGGCGTGGACGACATTGGCGTCAGCAGCAGCGACGCGCTCAACGGCAGCTCCGCCTTCACGGTCGGCAAATACCTCTCGCCACGCCTGTACATCAGCTACGGCGTGGGCCTGTTCGACCCGGGACAGGTCATCACCCTGCGCTATCACTTCAACGCGCGCTGGAACTTCGAAGCGCAGAGCGCTACGGACTTCAACCGCGCTTCGCTCAATTACCGCATTGAGCGCTGA